Proteins from a single region of Gimesia sp.:
- the rplX gene encoding 50S ribosomal protein L24 encodes MKIRRGDSVIVVTGADAGDTPRRVLSVVDGGKKLTVENVNRALKHVKRGHPKSPQGGRLEIEMPIDASNVKFYCEACSKGTRIGYRYTADGSKERFCKSCDASLGTISPANAKYQKQ; translated from the coding sequence ATGAAGATACGACGTGGCGATTCAGTGATTGTGGTCACCGGAGCCGATGCAGGCGATACTCCCCGGCGTGTATTGTCGGTCGTCGATGGCGGTAAAAAGCTGACAGTAGAAAATGTAAACCGTGCCCTGAAGCACGTGAAACGCGGACATCCCAAGAGCCCTCAGGGGGGACGTCTGGAAATTGAGATGCCGATCGATGCTTCCAACGTCAAGTTTTACTGCGAAGCCTGCAGTAAAGGGACCCGCATCGGATATCGTTACACCGCTGATGGCAGCAAAGAACGGTTCTGCAAATCGTGCGATGCCTCACTGGGAACGATCAGTCCAGCGAATGCAAAATACCAGAAACAGTAA
- the rplN gene encoding 50S ribosomal protein L14, with protein MIQMQTDLDVCDNSGAKVARCIKVLGGTGRRTAEVGDVIVVSIQKTLAGSNIKKGQVLRGVIVRTKYPCRRDDGSYVKFDRNAIVLIDGDGNPRGTRIFGAVARELRERRYLKIISLANEVV; from the coding sequence ATGATTCAGATGCAAACCGATCTGGATGTATGTGATAACTCCGGAGCCAAAGTCGCGCGGTGCATTAAAGTGCTGGGTGGTACAGGCCGTCGGACTGCTGAAGTCGGCGATGTGATTGTCGTAAGTATCCAGAAGACACTGGCTGGCAGTAACATTAAAAAAGGCCAGGTACTGCGGGGCGTGATCGTACGCACCAAGTATCCCTGCCGCCGCGATGATGGCAGCTATGTGAAGTTCGATCGGAATGCCATCGTGCTGATCGACGGTGATGGGAACCCTCGTGGAACCCGTATCTTCGGCGCTGTAGCACGTGAACTCCGCGAACGCCGTTATCTGAAAATTATTAGCCTGGCAAACGAGGTGGTCTGA
- the rpsQ gene encoding 30S ribosomal protein S17 gives MRKKLTGLVASAKMDKTLRVEIQRRYRHPLYGKTVRGRTVCHVHDEQNEAQEGDTVEIIESRPRSKTKRWDLIRVVEKKQD, from the coding sequence ATGCGAAAAAAACTGACAGGCTTAGTGGCCAGTGCCAAAATGGACAAAACGTTGCGGGTTGAAATTCAGCGACGATACCGTCATCCGTTGTACGGGAAAACCGTTCGCGGTCGGACTGTCTGCCACGTGCACGATGAACAGAATGAAGCACAGGAAGGGGATACGGTAGAAATTATCGAAAGCCGTCCCCGTTCCAAGACAAAGCGTTGGGATTTAATCCGAGTTGTAGAGAAGAAACAGGACTGA
- the rpmC gene encoding 50S ribosomal protein L29, whose protein sequence is MTKASELREMNDEQLSFALQETQKELFQLRFQAATERLDAPSNIKRLRREIARIQTIRRERELSQQNNA, encoded by the coding sequence ATGACCAAAGCAAGTGAATTACGCGAGATGAATGATGAGCAATTGTCATTTGCTCTGCAGGAAACACAGAAAGAACTGTTTCAGTTGCGCTTCCAGGCGGCAACGGAGCGGCTCGATGCACCGAGTAACATTAAGCGGCTCAGACGGGAAATTGCCCGGATTCAGACAATCCGTCGTGAACGCGAATTAAGTCAGCAGAATAATGCTTAA
- the rplP gene encoding 50S ribosomal protein L16 — protein MALMPKRVKHRKSQRGRIKGNATRGNTVAFGEWGLQSLDPGHITAQTIEACRIAATQYVRGEGKLYIRIFPQKSVTSRPLETRMGKGKGEPDHWVAVVKPGTVLFELAGVSHEAAKRCFARVAHKLPVNVRLVERRPSV, from the coding sequence ATGGCGTTAATGCCAAAGCGGGTCAAGCACCGCAAAAGCCAAAGAGGGCGCATAAAAGGTAATGCGACACGTGGTAACACTGTTGCCTTTGGTGAATGGGGCTTACAATCTCTGGACCCGGGGCATATCACAGCTCAAACCATCGAAGCGTGCCGAATTGCAGCCACACAATATGTTCGAGGTGAAGGTAAGCTCTATATCCGGATCTTCCCGCAGAAGTCGGTAACATCCCGTCCTCTGGAAACCCGTATGGGTAAGGGTAAAGGGGAACCGGATCACTGGGTCGCCGTCGTCAAGCCAGGTACGGTTCTGTTCGAACTGGCAGGTGTCTCGCACGAGGCAGCAAAACGCTGTTTCGCTCGTGTGGCACACAAGTTACCAGTTAACGTCCGGCTGGTAGAACGTCGTCCGTCCGTCTAG
- the rpsC gene encoding 30S ribosomal protein S3: protein MGQKVRPTGFRVGVVEDWRSRWYASKKDFGALLVEDQKVRKFIQTKYKFAGIPKVEIERTRDQVVVHLFTARPGIIIGRKGQEVDRLKAELEDLTGRRMELKIIEVDNALQSAALVAEDIAQQLSKRGSFRRTIKRALDQVMETGVHGIKIELSGRLGGAEMSRREKASRGSIPLSTLQRHVDYGFREAHTTFGVIGVKVWIDLGDYSDEENRDGVNAKAGQAPQKPKRAHKR, encoded by the coding sequence ATGGGGCAAAAAGTTCGACCAACCGGATTTCGAGTCGGAGTCGTTGAAGACTGGAGAAGTCGTTGGTATGCCTCCAAGAAAGATTTTGGGGCATTGCTGGTTGAAGATCAGAAGGTACGTAAATTTATTCAAACCAAATATAAGTTTGCCGGCATCCCGAAAGTGGAGATCGAAAGAACTCGCGATCAGGTAGTGGTGCACTTATTTACGGCCCGTCCCGGGATCATCATTGGTCGTAAGGGACAGGAAGTAGACCGGTTGAAAGCCGAACTTGAAGATCTCACCGGTCGTCGGATGGAATTGAAGATTATTGAAGTTGACAATGCACTGCAGAGTGCGGCGTTGGTAGCGGAAGATATCGCACAGCAGCTTTCCAAGCGTGGTAGCTTTCGAAGAACTATTAAGCGTGCCCTGGACCAGGTAATGGAAACGGGCGTTCATGGAATTAAGATCGAGCTTTCCGGTCGTCTGGGTGGAGCGGAAATGTCACGGCGTGAAAAAGCAAGCCGTGGTTCAATCCCCCTGTCGACTCTGCAGCGTCACGTTGACTACGGATTCCGCGAGGCACACACCACCTTCGGAGTCATCGGAGTGAAAGTTTGGATTGACCTTGGTGATTATTCAGATGAGGAGAATCGCGATGGCGTTAATGCCAAAGCGGGTCAAGCACCGCAAAAGCCAAAGAGGGCGCATAAAAGGTAA
- the rplV gene encoding 50S ribosomal protein L22, with protein MGQVRAMHRFARISATKVRPFADMVRGMTASEGLDSLKYIPNRGARFLEKVIKSAMANAEDKGARNVEGLKITEARVDGGPMFKRIQPRARGMAYTIRRRMSHIHVSIDAPELP; from the coding sequence ATGGGGCAAGTTCGAGCAATGCATCGATTTGCACGAATCTCAGCAACTAAGGTGCGTCCTTTTGCAGACATGGTTCGGGGAATGACTGCTTCGGAAGGTCTGGATTCTTTGAAATACATTCCGAACCGGGGTGCCCGTTTCCTGGAAAAGGTTATCAAGAGTGCGATGGCCAATGCTGAAGACAAAGGTGCCCGCAATGTGGAAGGCCTGAAAATCACCGAAGCACGCGTTGATGGCGGTCCGATGTTTAAACGGATTCAGCCCCGTGCTCGCGGTATGGCCTACACGATTCGTCGCCGGATGTCTCACATTCATGTATCGATTGATGCTCCCGAATTGCCTTAG
- the rpsS gene encoding 30S ribosomal protein S19 has product MGRSLKKGPYVDVKLLKKIEKLNESGKKTPIKTWARASTIAPEFVGHTFLVHNGRAHLNVYVTEEMVGHKLGEFSLTRNFRGHTVKKK; this is encoded by the coding sequence ATGGGTCGCTCTCTGAAAAAAGGGCCTTATGTTGACGTTAAACTTCTGAAGAAGATTGAGAAGTTGAACGAATCGGGAAAAAAGACGCCGATCAAGACATGGGCTCGGGCATCAACTATTGCTCCGGAATTTGTAGGTCACACTTTCCTGGTGCATAACGGGCGCGCTCACTTAAACGTGTATGTCACCGAAGAAATGGTGGGTCACAAGCTGGGAGAGTTCTCCCTGACCCGTAACTTCCGCGGCCATACCGTTAAGAAGAAATAA
- the rplB gene encoding 50S ribosomal protein L2, with amino-acid sequence MGIRFYKPTTPGRRGASVSDFAAITDRKKAPEKSLLVRYKKKGGRNNQGVITARHRGGGHKRMYRLIDFRRNKDGVPAKVNGIEYDPNRSARIALLHYVDGEKRYILAPEGLTAGDTVVSGEKVEPNVGNCMPLANIPLGSMVHNVEMQPGRGGQLCRSAGTGAVLNAREDNWAQITLPSGEVRRVPSSCRATIGEIGNSEHTKVVLGKAGRKRWMGRRPHVRGTCMNPVAHPMGGGEGRNSGGRHPCSPTGKLAKGGKTRKKKKASSKAIIRRRKSRRYGQLKL; translated from the coding sequence ATGGGAATCCGATTCTACAAGCCAACGACACCAGGTCGGCGTGGTGCATCGGTGAGCGATTTCGCAGCGATCACAGATCGTAAGAAGGCTCCTGAGAAATCCCTGCTCGTACGATACAAGAAAAAAGGTGGACGAAACAACCAGGGTGTGATCACCGCACGGCATCGCGGCGGCGGGCACAAGCGGATGTATCGTCTGATCGACTTCCGTCGAAATAAAGATGGTGTTCCAGCTAAGGTTAACGGGATTGAATACGATCCCAACCGTTCGGCCCGGATCGCGCTGCTGCACTATGTTGATGGTGAAAAGCGTTACATCCTGGCACCGGAAGGTTTGACCGCCGGTGATACCGTAGTTAGTGGCGAAAAGGTTGAGCCGAACGTCGGCAACTGTATGCCTCTGGCAAACATTCCGCTGGGCTCGATGGTACACAATGTTGAAATGCAGCCAGGTCGTGGCGGACAGCTGTGCCGGAGTGCCGGTACAGGTGCTGTTCTGAATGCTCGCGAAGATAACTGGGCTCAGATCACTCTGCCTTCCGGCGAAGTGCGTCGTGTTCCCAGTTCCTGCCGGGCAACGATTGGTGAAATTGGTAACTCTGAACATACAAAAGTTGTACTGGGTAAAGCTGGTCGTAAACGCTGGATGGGGCGTCGTCCTCACGTGCGTGGTACCTGTATGAACCCTGTGGCACACCCGATGGGTGGTGGTGAAGGTCGTAACTCCGGGGGGCGTCATCCCTGTAGTCCGACTGGTAAGCTTGCGAAAGGTGGAAAGACCCGCAAGAAGAAAAAAGCTTCATCAAAGGCTATCATTCGGCGGCGTAAGTCTCGTCGTTATGGCCAGCTGAAACTCTGA
- the rplW gene encoding 50S ribosomal protein L23, translating to MSDGSKKGVQLEPYQVVIRPLVTEKGTHQSESYNTYTFVVDKSATKTDIKKAVSDLWNVRVVSVRTQNRGGKPRRHRYKVGYTKSWKKAIVELHEDDRISFF from the coding sequence ATGTCAGATGGTTCAAAAAAAGGCGTTCAGCTGGAACCGTATCAGGTCGTCATCCGGCCGTTGGTGACAGAAAAAGGGACTCATCAGTCTGAGTCTTACAATACATACACGTTTGTCGTTGATAAATCTGCGACAAAGACGGATATCAAAAAAGCGGTATCTGATTTATGGAATGTGCGTGTGGTTTCCGTGCGAACCCAGAACCGGGGCGGAAAGCCGCGTCGCCATCGATATAAAGTTGGTTATACAAAATCCTGGAAGAAGGCAATTGTCGAACTGCACGAGGATGATCGTATTTCATTCTTCTAA
- the rplD gene encoding 50S ribosomal protein L4 — MISVAIQDKAGKEVGKYEFESTELASGINRQLLHDVVVMYQANKRIGSAKSKSRGMVAGSTRKLYRQKGTGRARAGAVRTPVRRGGGHTFAKSPKDWSYRLPKKAVKLATRMAILSKFEDEQVTLLDELALEVPKTKEVAGVLKALGLTGTSCLLTVDGHDPVVWKSARNIAGVQVSPASDLNAYDVLHKRQMVLTKSALDVLLGRNEG, encoded by the coding sequence ATGATTTCAGTTGCAATTCAAGATAAAGCTGGCAAAGAAGTGGGCAAGTATGAGTTCGAGTCCACCGAACTGGCCAGTGGTATCAACCGCCAGTTGCTCCACGATGTGGTTGTGATGTACCAGGCGAATAAGCGGATTGGTTCTGCAAAGTCCAAAAGCCGCGGTATGGTGGCTGGTAGTACCAGAAAGCTGTACCGTCAGAAGGGTACGGGCCGGGCTCGTGCTGGTGCGGTCCGGACTCCTGTTCGTCGGGGTGGTGGTCACACTTTTGCGAAGTCTCCGAAAGACTGGAGTTACCGTCTTCCTAAGAAGGCAGTCAAGCTCGCAACCCGGATGGCGATTCTGAGTAAGTTTGAAGATGAGCAGGTAACTCTGCTGGATGAGCTGGCTCTCGAAGTGCCAAAAACAAAAGAAGTCGCCGGCGTGCTGAAAGCACTCGGTCTGACCGGCACCAGTTGTCTGTTGACGGTTGATGGTCACGATCCTGTGGTCTGGAAGTCTGCCCGCAATATTGCCGGGGTTCAGGTTTCTCCTGCCAGTGATCTGAATGCATACGATGTTCTGCATAAGCGGCAGATGGTGCTGACTAAGTCGGCCCTGGATGTGCTGCTCGGTCGGAATGAAGGTTAA
- the rplC gene encoding 50S ribosomal protein L3, whose amino-acid sequence MPVGLLGKKVGMTQVYDDGVLVPVTVIQAGPCHVLQVRTLDTDGYEAVQVGFGDKPRRLSARSERGHVAALDSKRQKKRTEAGVAVAGKAGCEPKRFIKEFRVDGEDHGCEVGNELTVSLFNEVTHIDVVGTSKGRGFAGVMKRHNFSGQRATHGVKRVHRHGGSIGMSADPSRVLKGTRMGGRYGGKQITVRHLKVVRVDEENGVLLVRGAVPGPNGGDLVIRHTNKY is encoded by the coding sequence ATGCCTGTCGGTCTGCTGGGTAAAAAGGTCGGAATGACCCAAGTTTACGACGATGGAGTCCTGGTTCCTGTTACGGTGATTCAGGCTGGCCCCTGCCATGTTTTGCAGGTGCGCACGTTAGACACCGATGGCTACGAAGCGGTTCAGGTCGGTTTTGGTGATAAGCCTCGTCGTCTGTCTGCTCGCAGTGAGCGTGGTCATGTTGCCGCCCTGGACAGTAAGCGTCAGAAAAAACGTACAGAAGCGGGTGTGGCCGTTGCCGGCAAGGCGGGTTGTGAGCCCAAGCGATTTATTAAAGAGTTTCGCGTGGATGGTGAGGATCATGGCTGTGAAGTGGGTAACGAGCTTACCGTTTCGCTGTTCAATGAAGTGACTCACATTGACGTGGTTGGAACCAGTAAAGGTCGTGGTTTTGCCGGTGTTATGAAACGTCATAACTTCTCCGGTCAGCGTGCGACACACGGTGTAAAGCGTGTGCACCGCCATGGTGGTTCAATTGGTATGAGTGCAGATCCTTCTCGTGTTCTTAAGGGGACGCGGATGGGTGGTCGGTATGGTGGTAAGCAGATTACTGTCAGACACTTGAAAGTTGTCCGCGTTGACGAAGAGAATGGTGTGCTTCTGGTAAGAGGTGCCGTCCCCGGTCCCAACGGTGGTGATCTCGTCATTCGTCATACTAACAAATATTGA
- the rpsJ gene encoding 30S ribosomal protein S10, giving the protein MAVASQERIRIRMEAYDHSVLDQSAADIVDTAKRTGAIVHGPIPLPTRIERYTVLKGPHIDKKSREQFEIRTHKRLVDILSPTGKTIDALNKLSLPAGVDIKIKASAGGN; this is encoded by the coding sequence GTGGCCGTTGCGAGTCAAGAGCGAATTAGAATTCGCATGGAAGCTTATGATCACTCCGTGTTGGATCAGTCGGCAGCAGATATTGTTGATACGGCGAAGCGAACCGGTGCGATTGTGCATGGCCCCATTCCTCTGCCGACGCGGATTGAGCGATATACGGTTCTGAAGGGACCTCACATCGATAAGAAATCTCGTGAGCAGTTTGAAATTCGGACTCATAAGCGTTTGGTTGATATTTTGTCTCCAACCGGCAAGACGATTGATGCTTTGAATAAATTGTCTCTGCCTGCTGGGGTTGATATTAAAATTAAGGCGTCCGCTGGCGGAAACTAG
- the fusA gene encoding elongation factor G, producing MSTSIDQIRNIGIIAHIDAGKTTTTERILYYAKFLHRPGGVDEGTTATDFDEEEAKRGITIYSAAITCKWNGHTINIIDTPGHVDFTAEVERSLRVLDGAVVVFSAMEGVEAQSETVWRQADKYNVPRICFINKMDRIGASFERTFEEIKKRLRANPVALQIPIGEGTTSTGDSFSGVIDLIKMQALFYDQESMGDQFEVQEIPEAYLEKAQEWRAKLLESVAELDEAVLEQYYETEDIAEDVIIRLLREATLKGDLQPTFCGSSLNYIGVQPVLDGVTSFLPSPLDRPPVEGINPQPKKRGGEAGEHETRGPSVDDPMCGLVFKIQADKHGDLCFMRVYSGQLKSGSRLLNPRTGKKELVSQLWRVQAGAREKVETDSIDAGDIIGVIGPKEAVTGDTLCDIRNPILLETISFPETVISMAVEPESSADRKKLEETLQKLSRQDPTFKAVANEETGQTIVSGMGELHLEVLRNRMQKEFNLSVRVHKPRVSYRETVAAAVEKEVEFNRPSANGNMYFKVKLRLEPFKGDKPISVKSQLKPNVLDPELEKELMETLRLGVDGGGQVGFPLMNVQFVVLDAQSREGETNDVAVEAATSEALHGCIMDAKIQLLEPIMKMEVVTPDEFRGNIQADLSSRNANVLNSEWRGDLCVMEVEAPLSQLFGYSTQIRSLSQGRASFSMEPLKYAAAPQSVLKEMIG from the coding sequence ATGTCAACTTCAATAGATCAGATCAGAAACATCGGGATTATCGCACATATTGATGCCGGTAAAACGACGACCACCGAGCGGATTCTCTACTACGCCAAGTTCCTGCACCGCCCGGGTGGGGTGGATGAAGGTACGACTGCAACCGACTTCGACGAAGAGGAAGCGAAGCGGGGAATCACGATCTACTCTGCGGCGATTACCTGCAAGTGGAACGGGCACACGATCAATATTATCGACACTCCCGGGCACGTCGACTTTACCGCTGAGGTCGAGCGAAGTCTGCGCGTACTCGATGGTGCGGTCGTGGTCTTCAGTGCGATGGAAGGGGTTGAGGCGCAGAGTGAAACGGTCTGGCGGCAGGCGGATAAGTACAATGTGCCCCGCATCTGTTTCATCAACAAGATGGACCGTATCGGCGCCAGCTTCGAACGGACGTTCGAAGAGATTAAGAAACGCTTGCGCGCTAATCCCGTGGCATTGCAGATTCCCATTGGTGAAGGCACAACATCAACCGGCGATTCTTTCAGTGGTGTGATTGACCTGATTAAGATGCAGGCCCTGTTTTATGACCAGGAGTCGATGGGAGATCAGTTCGAAGTGCAGGAGATTCCGGAGGCCTATCTGGAAAAGGCACAGGAGTGGCGTGCCAAATTGCTGGAGTCGGTCGCTGAGCTCGATGAAGCGGTGCTGGAGCAGTATTACGAGACTGAAGATATCGCAGAGGATGTCATTATCAGATTGCTCCGTGAGGCAACGCTCAAGGGGGATCTGCAGCCGACTTTCTGTGGTTCCTCTCTGAATTACATTGGTGTCCAGCCCGTACTGGATGGTGTGACGAGTTTCCTGCCCAGTCCGCTGGATCGGCCGCCGGTCGAGGGAATTAATCCGCAACCCAAAAAGCGGGGGGGCGAGGCCGGTGAGCATGAGACGCGCGGCCCCAGTGTGGATGATCCGATGTGTGGGCTCGTCTTCAAGATTCAGGCGGACAAGCACGGCGATTTGTGTTTCATGCGTGTTTACTCGGGGCAGTTGAAGAGTGGCAGTCGCCTGTTGAATCCGCGGACCGGCAAGAAAGAGCTGGTCAGTCAGTTGTGGCGCGTGCAGGCCGGGGCGCGTGAAAAGGTTGAGACAGACAGTATTGACGCAGGAGATATCATCGGGGTGATCGGACCGAAAGAGGCTGTGACTGGTGATACGCTCTGCGATATTCGAAACCCGATACTGCTGGAAACCATTTCATTTCCGGAGACTGTGATCTCGATGGCGGTAGAGCCGGAGTCGAGCGCGGATCGGAAGAAGCTCGAAGAGACATTGCAGAAGCTGTCCCGTCAGGATCCCACGTTTAAAGCAGTGGCTAACGAGGAGACGGGACAGACCATTGTTTCCGGGATGGGCGAATTGCATCTGGAGGTGTTACGAAACCGAATGCAGAAAGAGTTTAACTTGAGTGTGCGAGTGCATAAGCCGCGCGTGAGTTATCGGGAAACTGTTGCTGCGGCTGTCGAGAAAGAGGTCGAATTCAATCGTCCTTCAGCCAACGGGAATATGTATTTCAAAGTCAAGCTGCGTTTGGAGCCCTTCAAAGGGGATAAGCCGATTTCCGTCAAGAGCCAGTTGAAGCCGAATGTGCTGGATCCCGAATTGGAAAAAGAGTTGATGGAGACACTGCGGTTGGGTGTCGATGGGGGCGGCCAGGTTGGGTTTCCTTTGATGAATGTGCAGTTCGTGGTATTGGATGCACAGTCTCGCGAAGGCGAGACCAACGATGTTGCAGTCGAGGCGGCCACGTCCGAGGCATTGCATGGATGTATTATGGATGCGAAGATTCAGTTACTCGAGCCGATCATGAAAATGGAAGTCGTAACGCCTGATGAATTTCGTGGTAATATCCAGGCAGATCTCAGTTCGCGGAATGCCAATGTGCTCAACAGTGAATGGCGCGGAGATTTGTGTGTGATGGAAGTGGAAGCCCCTCTTTCACAATTGTTTGGCTATTCTACCCAGATTCGCAGTCTCTCGCAGGGGAGGGCCTCGTTCTCGATGGAGCCATTGAAGTATGCAGCGGCTCCACAGAGCGTTTTAAAAGAGATGATTGGATAA
- the rpsG gene encoding 30S ribosomal protein S7: MSKKFTASATQLKPDPRFNSLLASKFVNCLMHDGKKSIAQNVFYSALDRIKERIPDVEPIEVFTQAVENVKPSVEVRSKRVGGATYQVPTPVNPKRQQTLAIRWILAAIRGKKGRPMEVRLADEILSAHKKEGTAITTRENIHRMAEANKAFAHFAFSR, translated from the coding sequence ATGAGCAAGAAGTTTACAGCCAGTGCGACTCAGCTGAAGCCAGATCCGCGGTTCAATTCACTGCTGGCTTCCAAGTTTGTTAACTGTCTGATGCATGATGGCAAAAAGAGCATTGCTCAAAACGTGTTCTACTCAGCTCTGGATCGCATCAAAGAGCGTATTCCCGATGTTGAGCCGATCGAAGTTTTCACACAGGCTGTCGAAAATGTTAAGCCCAGTGTTGAAGTTCGTTCGAAGCGCGTGGGTGGTGCTACTTACCAGGTGCCGACCCCTGTGAATCCTAAGCGTCAGCAGACTCTGGCGATTCGCTGGATTCTGGCTGCGATTCGCGGCAAGAAAGGTCGTCCGATGGAAGTTCGTCTGGCTGACGAAATTCTGTCTGCACACAAAAAAGAAGGTACTGCCATCACTACCCGTGAGAATATTCATCGTATGGCTGAAGCGAACAAGGCATTTGCTCACTTCGCCTTCTCACGCTAA
- the rpsL gene encoding 30S ribosomal protein S12, with protein sequence MPTINQLIRKPRKKQTSKSKTPLLEGCPQKRGVCLQVKTVTPKKPNSALRKVARVRLSNGKELTAYIPGEGHNLQEHSIVLVRGGRVRDLPGVRYKVIRGVLDTLGVNDRRQARSRYGTKRPK encoded by the coding sequence ATGCCAACAATTAATCAATTGATTCGTAAGCCAAGAAAGAAGCAGACCTCTAAGAGTAAGACTCCGCTGCTGGAAGGTTGCCCTCAGAAGCGTGGGGTTTGTCTGCAGGTCAAAACAGTGACCCCGAAAAAGCCGAACTCCGCTCTGCGTAAAGTGGCCCGTGTTCGTCTTTCGAACGGCAAGGAACTGACGGCTTACATCCCCGGTGAAGGTCATAACCTGCAGGAGCACTCGATCGTGCTGGTGCGTGGTGGTCGTGTTCGCGACCTTCCTGGTGTGCGTTACAAAGTGATTCGTGGCGTTCTGGATACCCTGGGCGTCAATGATCGTCGTCAGGCACGTAGCCGTTACGGAACCAAGCGCCCCAAATAG